AAGGATCAGATAAAACATGGGGGACCTGTTACCGTAACCCACCCGGAAATTATAAGGTATTTTATGACTATTCCTGAAGCATGCCAGTTAGTGCTTGAAGCAGGAGCAATGGGAAAGGGTGGAGAGATATTTATTTTTGATATGGGTAAACCAGTTAAGATTCTTGATCTTGCAAAGAGAATGATTCGTCTGTCAGGCTCAAAAAATATCAAAATTGAATTTACAGGCTTGCGTAATGGAGAGAAGCTTTATGAAGAGCTTTTGAACCATGCTGAATATACTAAGCCTACACATCATGAAAAAATAATGATTGCAAACGTTCGTGAATATGAGTATGACGAAATTTCTCGAATGATTGATTCGTTAATCAAGGTTTCATATGAATATGATGATATGAGAACCGTTAGAAAAATGAAGGAGATTGTTCCTGAGTTTCAGAGCATAAATTCACCGTTTGAAGCAGTAGACAGAGTTTTGGAGAAGGTTTCTAAAGAAACTCTATAATTCTCCTTGCATATCACAAAGTTTAGTGTAGTATCCACCTAGTTTGTATAGGGAGTCATGCTTGCCCTGTTCTACTATTTCGCCATCTTTCATCACATAAATGGTATCTGCATTTCTAATAGTAGATAGACGGTGAGCAATAATAATAGTAGTACGATCCTTCATAAGTTTATCAAGAGCTTCCTGTACCAGACGTTCGGAGTCAGTATCCAATGCAGAAGTAGCTTCATCAAAGATTAGTATTTCAGGGTTCTTCAGAATTGCTCTGGCAATACTAATTCTTTGTCTTTGACCACCGGAAAGTTTTCCACCCCTGTCACCAATATTTGTGTTGTATCCATCTTCGGTGGCCATTATGAACTCATGTGCATTTGCAATTTTTGCAGCTTCAATTACTCTGCTTTCAGATACATCTTTCATTCCAAAAGCTATATTATTATATATAGTATCATTAAATAGAATAGGATCTTGATTAACATTTCCCATTAGGGATCTTAGTTCATGAATTTTCACGTCTCTTATATCTACTCCATCAATATATATACCACCTTCCTGAATATCGTAGAATCTGGGAAGAAGATCTGCTAATGTTGATTTTCCTGATCCGGACTGACCAACAAGGGCTATAGTTTTACCTTTTTCTATTGTGAGGTTCACTCCTTTAATAACCCAATCATTAATATATTTAAACCAAACACCTTTATACTCAATTTTTGAATTGAAGTTTATATCTACAGGCTTTTCAGGATCTGTAATAGGATTTTTTGCATCTAAAATCTTATCAATCCTTTCCATTGAGGCTAATCCACGCTGAACAGCATATGCTGATTTAGAAAATTCTTTAGCTGGATTTATTATACTATAAAATATTGTGAGGTAATAAATAAATGTTGCTGCATCTATTGCACTATTATTCCCTAATATCAGAGATCCTCCAAACCAAAGTACAATTGCAATTGTTATGGTGCCCAAAAGCTCACTCATTGGGTGTGCCAGCTGCTGTCTTCGTGAGATTCTGTTTGACATCCTCCTGAATTCATTACTGCCGTTGTGAAATCTTTTAGAGATTTTATTTTCCGCAACAAATGCCTTTATTACTCTGAGTCCACTTAAAGTCTCTTCTACCTGTGACATTAGTTCTCCCCATTTGTTTTGTGCCTCGAAAGAGGTTCTTTTAAGGGTTCTTCCTACACGTCCCATTATAAAACCCATTATCGGAAGAACCAAAAGTACAAAAAGAGTCAGCTGCCAACTTAATACTGTCATCGTGGTAAGATATATTAGTATTAATATTGGGTTTTTGAATAACATATCAAGTGAACTCATTACTGAATTCTCTACTTCATTGACATCACCCGAAATTCTTGACAGAATATCACCCTTTCTCTCTTCTGAGAAAAAAGCCAGAGGCAACGAAAGAATCTTATCATTAATATTGTTTCTGATGTCTTTTACAACACCTGTTCTTATTGGTATTATAAAATAGGATCCCAGATATGCTGAGGCTGTTTTAAGGAGTGTCATTATTATTAATGTGACTGCAAGCAACATTAATGTATAGCTGCTACCATTTGTTTCGATCAGCTGGGTTATATACCAGTTCACATTATTAAGTGTAATATCGATTATTGAATATTCGGTACCTTTCCAGGGTATAAACTCAAATGTTTGTTTATTCACTTTAAATAATACCTGAAGAATAGGAATTATTGTGGCAAGAGAAAATACATTCAGTATTGCGGTTAGAATATTAAAGAAAAATGCAAGAAACAGATGTTTCTTATATGGTGGTAAAAATCTTTTTAAGATAAGTATAATACCCTTCATTGAAAATTTAGTTTGTTGTTGAGAAAAATTGGTTTGTTAAATCGGGCGCAAGTTACACATAAAATATGATTTTCTTATAGGCAATTTCTGCTCGTTTATGATGAAAAGCATCAGTTTTGAACAGACGTGTTAGAATCATTTTTTTGGAGTTTAGACCTTACTGACCAAATTGGTCAAAAAAAGTCGAATTTTTCTTTTTTCGTTATTTACGTGAATATCATATCTTTGTGCTCAGAGAGGAAAAAAAAAGTGAAGTTTTTTTGAAAATTAATTGCAAATATGTTTGGATGGTAAATAAACTCTCCATATCTTTGCACCCGCTTTTGAAAGGAACACCACCTGATAAGCGAAACGATAAGCGATCTTTAAAAAATTTACATACATTTTTTTTGACAAGCAAGTACAAGAGATATAATATTAAGATTATATTGAGGTACCCGTTCAATAGAATTTAAAAGGATATAAATCGTGAATCCGGGGGCAGTATAGAGGGATTGAAAAAGAACTTTTTTCGTTATCTTTTTGGTTATTTCCTAACCCTTATTTTTTTTAAGTCTGTCATATTTTATGGTCATATCAATCATAAGCTATCAGATTTGGGAAGTTTCAA
This portion of the Lascolabacillus massiliensis genome encodes:
- a CDS encoding ABC transporter ATP-binding protein, which gives rise to MKGIILILKRFLPPYKKHLFLAFFFNILTAILNVFSLATIIPILQVLFKVNKQTFEFIPWKGTEYSIIDITLNNVNWYITQLIETNGSSYTLMLLAVTLIIMTLLKTASAYLGSYFIIPIRTGVVKDIRNNINDKILSLPLAFFSEERKGDILSRISGDVNEVENSVMSSLDMLFKNPILILIYLTTMTVLSWQLTLFVLLVLPIMGFIMGRVGRTLKRTSFEAQNKWGELMSQVEETLSGLRVIKAFVAENKISKRFHNGSNEFRRMSNRISRRQQLAHPMSELLGTITIAIVLWFGGSLILGNNSAIDAATFIYYLTIFYSIINPAKEFSKSAYAVQRGLASMERIDKILDAKNPITDPEKPVDINFNSKIEYKGVWFKYINDWVIKGVNLTIEKGKTIALVGQSGSGKSTLADLLPRFYDIQEGGIYIDGVDIRDVKIHELRSLMGNVNQDPILFNDTIYNNIAFGMKDVSESRVIEAAKIANAHEFIMATEDGYNTNIGDRGGKLSGGQRQRISIARAILKNPEILIFDEATSALDTDSERLVQEALDKLMKDRTTIIIAHRLSTIRNADTIYVMKDGEIVEQGKHDSLYKLGGYYTKLCDMQGEL